A window of Methanobacterium veterum contains these coding sequences:
- a CDS encoding PsbP-related protein, protein MKKYMFAIILIIAVILSVVVTFEYVTNANQTLNQTSPSIPTKTYSANGISFNYSADWEEGNKTGQYLIAYVKDPKLNSSDGKPGAVVEVMKRTSNGVPLKRFYDDVKGEASNVPGYGVMSETTTTVDNVTAYEFTARAMDSNVEEQFDIVLFEKKGFVYMIACGTRAPTYLSDEEENFDIIINSFKVQ, encoded by the coding sequence TTGAAAAAATACATGTTTGCGATAATTCTTATAATTGCAGTGATTTTATCTGTAGTTGTAACATTTGAATATGTAACCAATGCAAATCAAACATTAAACCAAACATCCCCTTCTATTCCAACAAAAACATATTCTGCAAATGGAATTTCTTTTAATTACTCTGCGGACTGGGAAGAAGGTAATAAAACAGGCCAATATTTAATTGCCTATGTTAAAGATCCCAAGCTGAACAGTTCAGATGGTAAACCTGGAGCTGTAGTAGAAGTTATGAAAAGGACATCCAATGGTGTTCCATTAAAGAGATTTTATGATGACGTTAAAGGGGAAGCGTCAAATGTGCCGGGTTATGGAGTGATGTCAGAGACAACAACTACAGTAGATAATGTAACAGCTTACGAATTTACAGCCAGAGCAATGGACAGTAATGTTGAAGAACAGTTTGATATAGTTCTTTTTGAAAAGAAAGGATTTGTATACATGATAGCATGTGGAACGCGAGCTCCAACATATTT
- a CDS encoding PsbP-related protein, whose translation MKKYLLAIILLLSIVLISGCTTSGNQTTTNTSTGMKSYNGDQFNFNYPSNWQIITSQAQNSTIAVGDPTSADNSGNVQVNVEIQTAVKPSNVTIQDYYNSTYAQFAAQNLGYKQLSDGTITVGGKTALENVYILSSVSKEQRAVWIQNGNTIYIILCSAPISQYNNQQDTFNTIINSFKLV comes from the coding sequence TTGAAAAAATATTTGCTTGCAATAATTCTTTTACTATCTATAGTTCTAATATCTGGATGTACCACTTCTGGGAACCAAACAACGACTAATACATCTACAGGCATGAAATCATATAATGGAGACCAGTTTAATTTCAATTATCCTTCCAACTGGCAGATAATAACAAGTCAAGCCCAAAACAGTACCATTGCAGTCGGAGACCCGACTTCAGCAGACAACAGCGGAAATGTTCAGGTAAACGTTGAAATCCAAACCGCAGTTAAACCATCAAACGTAACAATACAAGATTACTACAATTCAACATATGCTCAATTTGCTGCTCAAAATTTAGGCTATAAACAGTTATCAGACGGGACCATTACTGTAGGCGGGAAAACTGCTCTTGAAAATGTTTATATATTAAGTTCAGTATCTAAAGAGCAAAGAGCAGTATGGATTCAAAATGGAAATACTATCTATATAATACTATGCAGTGCTCCTATTTCACAATATAATAATCAACAAGATACATTTAACACTATAATCAACAGCTTTAAGTTAGTTTAG